One genomic region from Caldicoprobacter guelmensis encodes:
- the ytvI gene encoding sporulation integral membrane protein YtvI produces MINISPRHRKYLKGVAWIALVLLLIFFLLIKVLPYVAPFVVAMFITFIIERPIRFLTVKVKLRRGAAVGLVLLLFTLITGGIVVLIFAELINEIWRLTREIPSTQVVKEYIDVLLGRIQTLYLSLPAELERTIRDSLGSLVGSISAFLQSLLNYLLNMVKFLPQMFLFIVISLVASFFMSRDREKISRFIYNQMPEGWRSKVRTVKEDLFAALVGFMKAQTVLISVTFIELLIGYTLIGVKYVFSFALITAMVDALPVLGTGTILIPAAAINLMLGNVSKAFGFIALYIVILIVRQFLEPKVVGQSLGLHPLVTLISIYVGLQLFGIVGLFLGPIIVTIIKALQKARILPQWKT; encoded by the coding sequence ATGATAAATATAAGTCCACGACATAGGAAGTATTTAAAAGGCGTAGCATGGATAGCGCTGGTTTTACTGCTGATATTCTTTCTACTCATCAAAGTTTTACCGTATGTTGCTCCCTTTGTAGTAGCCATGTTTATAACCTTTATCATTGAACGTCCGATCAGGTTTTTGACAGTCAAGGTCAAGTTACGCCGGGGAGCGGCGGTGGGCTTAGTTCTCCTACTTTTTACCCTGATTACAGGTGGAATTGTAGTACTCATTTTTGCAGAACTGATCAATGAGATATGGCGTTTAACAAGGGAGATACCCAGTACTCAAGTGGTTAAAGAGTATATAGATGTATTGCTGGGCAGGATACAGACCTTGTATTTGAGCCTGCCTGCCGAGCTTGAAAGAACCATAAGGGACAGCCTGGGCTCTCTTGTGGGGAGCATATCAGCGTTTTTACAAAGCTTGTTGAATTATCTACTCAATATGGTGAAATTTTTGCCTCAAATGTTTCTATTTATAGTGATATCGCTGGTGGCCTCCTTTTTCATGAGCAGAGACAGGGAAAAGATTTCTCGATTTATATACAACCAAATGCCCGAGGGGTGGAGAAGCAAGGTCCGTACGGTCAAAGAGGACCTGTTTGCTGCGCTGGTGGGCTTTATGAAAGCCCAGACTGTCCTCATTTCCGTTACCTTCATTGAACTCTTGATAGGTTATACCTTAATTGGTGTAAAGTATGTCTTTTCATTTGCCCTTATAACAGCAATGGTGGATGCTCTGCCGGTGTTGGGCACCGGTACCATCCTTATCCCTGCTGCAGCCATTAACCTGATGTTGGGCAACGTTTCGAAGGCTTTTGGCTTTATAGCGCTTTATATAGTAATATTGATAGTCCGTCAGTTTTTAGAACCCAAAGTGGTGGGGCAAAGCCTGGGCCTACATCCCCTCGTTACCCTTATCTCGATATATGTAGGGTTGCAGCTTTTTGGAATCGTAGGGCTGTTTTTAGGCCCCATCATCGTAACCATTATAAAGGCTTTGCAAAAGGCCAGGATTTTGCCTCAGTGGAAGACGTAA
- a CDS encoding DUF1385 domain-containing protein, with protein MRKCDIGGQAVLEGVMMRAPSRVAVAVRRYDGEIVVHSQQLSSLKDRHPIFKLPIIRGIVTFVETLVVGIKSLMASAEMYGDPSAMEDYRPSRFEKFVAEKTGKKVEDVMSWFALLLAVGLAIVLFVVVPAMLTGLLKGWVNSRVALGLIEGLMRLIIFIGYIVLVARIKDIHRVFQYHGAEHKTIHCYEHGEELSIENVRKYSTLHPRCGTAFLLVVMVVGIVAFSALSWDNVMVRILIKILLLPLVAGVSYEIIKWAGRTSWPGVRLVMFPGLMLQKLTTREPDDAQLEVAIRAFVEAAGLSGKEA; from the coding sequence ATGAGGAAGTGTGATATAGGGGGGCAAGCGGTACTGGAAGGGGTGATGATGCGCGCTCCTTCACGTGTGGCTGTGGCTGTAAGGCGGTATGATGGAGAGATTGTGGTGCACAGCCAACAGCTGTCTTCCCTGAAGGATAGGCATCCAATCTTTAAATTGCCGATTATAAGGGGAATTGTAACTTTTGTTGAGACGCTGGTTGTGGGCATAAAGTCCCTTATGGCTTCTGCCGAGATGTATGGAGATCCAAGCGCTATGGAAGATTATCGACCATCCAGGTTTGAAAAGTTTGTGGCTGAGAAGACCGGCAAAAAGGTGGAAGATGTGATGTCCTGGTTTGCGCTGTTGCTGGCTGTCGGACTGGCTATAGTTCTGTTTGTTGTGGTTCCCGCCATGCTGACGGGGTTACTGAAGGGATGGGTGAACAGCCGTGTTGCGCTAGGATTGATCGAGGGCTTAATGCGTCTTATCATATTTATCGGGTATATTGTGTTGGTAGCCCGAATCAAAGATATCCATCGGGTTTTCCAGTATCATGGGGCAGAGCACAAGACTATTCACTGCTATGAACACGGCGAGGAGCTATCTATAGAAAATGTTAGGAAATACAGCACGCTGCATCCCAGGTGTGGTACGGCCTTTTTGCTGGTGGTGATGGTGGTAGGTATAGTAGCCTTTTCGGCATTGAGCTGGGATAACGTGATGGTTCGCATCCTCATAAAGATACTGTTGTTGCCTTTGGTGGCCGGTGTCTCATACGAAATAATAAAATGGGCGGGGAGGACCAGCTGGCCGGGCGTAAGATTGGTAATGTTCCCAGGATTGATGCTGCAAAAACTGACTACACGGGAACCTGATGATGCCCAGCTGGAAGTTGCCATAAGGGCTTTTGTGGAAGCTGCAGGGCTGAGCGGCAAGGAGGCTTAA
- the rpmE gene encoding 50S ribosomal protein L31: protein MKKGIHPEYGEAVVRCACGETFVTGSTKKEIRVEICSKCHPFFTGKQKLVDTGGRVERFKKRYGLDSDQV, encoded by the coding sequence ATGAAGAAAGGTATACATCCCGAGTATGGAGAGGCCGTAGTAAGGTGTGCGTGTGGTGAGACATTTGTTACCGGCTCTACCAAAAAGGAGATCAGGGTTGAGATATGCTCTAAATGCCATCCTTTCTTTACCGGGAAGCAAAAGCTAGTAGATACAGGAGGACGTGTGGAAAGGTTTAAGAAGAGGTATGGTCTTGATAGCGACCAGGTATGA
- the rho gene encoding transcription termination factor Rho, with protein MDLSRFDLNNLENNNIFELREFGKEIGVKGVTRYKKAELIERIKTRLREIAEEQQREWLAQKQGERGGLLLRGEVQPFDENAQQMTQQETEQDQTVQKEWQIAQLEQEEQGSEIVQQEKEERLVEQQTEQQTVQKEPAIQLQQETAQPKPTRRGRPRKKKVELIQREDTKGEEAAQQLHLLDQVEQQAQKGVDEKREDLEQRHVHMVKQDQEEVQVQKAEQLEERQLEQEGVKPQEKPIPEEQQAQAEDVRQSEERQVQDGERYQIEEQPEQQEERDKAVAARKKEDLLERIITDREEYERQVAYARKYFNTSNPAVPILLSTGECGDAKGVLEVLPDGYGFLRAENYMPGSKDVYVSQSQIRRFNLKTGDLVEGKTRPAKEGEKFQALLYVTAVNGENPEKATQRKPFDELTPIFPNERITLENPKNPKELATRLIDLIAPIGKGQRGLIVSPPKAGKTTLLKKIADSIATNYPDIYLIVLLIDERPEEVTDMQRSIKGDVVYSTFDELPEHHTKVAEMVLERAQRLVEHGRDVVILLDSLTRLARAYNLTVPATGKILSGGIDSAALHKPKRFFGAARNIEEGGSLTIIATALIDTGSRMDEVIYEEFKGTGNMEIHLDRKLSEKRIFPAIDIFKSGTRREELLLSQRELECVWAIRKNLSEGRPDRVIEIIINDLLRTNSNEEFIDLMLEHFEKMERDGYFVERDSYYSYR; from the coding sequence TTGGATTTAAGTAGATTTGATTTAAATAATTTGGAAAACAACAACATATTTGAGCTTAGGGAATTTGGCAAGGAAATAGGGGTAAAAGGTGTTACCAGATATAAAAAGGCTGAACTCATTGAGCGTATAAAGACAAGGCTAAGGGAAATAGCTGAGGAGCAGCAGAGGGAGTGGCTTGCCCAAAAGCAGGGAGAACGGGGCGGACTTCTCCTAAGGGGAGAGGTTCAACCTTTCGATGAGAATGCTCAGCAGATGACGCAGCAGGAAACTGAGCAGGATCAAACTGTGCAAAAAGAGTGGCAAATTGCCCAGCTTGAGCAGGAAGAACAGGGTAGTGAAATCGTGCAACAGGAGAAGGAAGAAAGGCTGGTCGAGCAACAGACGGAACAGCAGACGGTGCAGAAAGAGCCGGCTATTCAGCTGCAGCAGGAAACTGCTCAGCCTAAGCCTACTAGAAGGGGACGGCCCAGAAAAAAGAAAGTAGAGTTAATACAGCGAGAGGATACAAAGGGTGAAGAAGCTGCTCAGCAGCTGCACTTGCTTGATCAGGTGGAGCAGCAGGCACAAAAAGGTGTAGATGAAAAGCGGGAAGATTTAGAGCAACGACATGTGCATATGGTAAAGCAGGACCAAGAGGAAGTGCAGGTTCAAAAGGCTGAGCAGCTTGAGGAGAGACAATTAGAACAAGAAGGGGTCAAGCCTCAGGAAAAGCCTATACCTGAGGAACAGCAGGCACAGGCTGAAGACGTACGTCAATCCGAAGAACGACAGGTACAGGATGGTGAACGATACCAAATAGAAGAACAACCAGAGCAGCAGGAAGAAAGGGATAAAGCTGTTGCGGCGCGTAAAAAGGAGGACCTGCTGGAAAGAATTATTACAGATAGGGAGGAGTATGAAAGACAGGTTGCCTATGCCCGTAAATACTTTAACACTTCCAACCCTGCTGTGCCCATTCTGCTTAGCACAGGTGAGTGCGGTGATGCTAAGGGCGTATTGGAAGTGCTGCCGGATGGTTATGGATTCCTACGTGCCGAGAACTATATGCCGGGTAGTAAAGACGTATATGTTTCCCAATCGCAGATACGACGTTTTAATCTTAAAACCGGGGACCTGGTAGAAGGCAAGACCCGTCCTGCAAAAGAGGGCGAAAAATTTCAAGCGCTTCTCTATGTGACCGCAGTTAACGGCGAAAACCCTGAAAAAGCCACTCAGAGAAAGCCTTTTGATGAGCTGACGCCCATATTCCCCAATGAGCGCATAACATTGGAGAATCCCAAGAATCCCAAAGAGCTGGCTACGCGGCTTATTGACCTTATAGCCCCTATAGGAAAGGGGCAGAGGGGATTGATCGTATCACCTCCGAAAGCAGGAAAAACTACCCTGCTCAAAAAGATTGCCGATAGCATTGCAACCAATTACCCTGACATATATCTCATAGTATTGCTTATAGATGAACGGCCTGAAGAGGTTACCGATATGCAGAGGTCTATAAAAGGAGACGTGGTGTATTCCACTTTTGATGAGCTGCCTGAGCATCATACAAAAGTGGCCGAGATGGTTTTGGAACGTGCTCAAAGGCTGGTGGAGCACGGCAGGGATGTGGTAATACTGCTGGATAGCCTTACTCGCCTGGCTCGTGCTTATAACCTCACCGTTCCGGCAACCGGTAAGATATTATCAGGCGGTATTGACTCAGCGGCCCTTCATAAACCCAAGAGGTTCTTTGGCGCAGCACGCAATATTGAAGAGGGCGGCAGCTTAACCATTATTGCTACTGCCTTGATAGACACGGGCAGCCGTATGGATGAAGTGATATATGAAGAATTTAAAGGTACGGGCAACATGGAAATCCATTTGGATAGAAAGCTTTCTGAAAAGAGAATCTTCCCGGCTATTGACATCTTCAAGTCGGGTACGCGAAGGGAAGAGCTGTTGCTCAGCCAGAGGGAACTGGAGTGCGTATGGGCCATACGCAAGAATTTAAGCGAAGGGCGGCCAGACAGGGTAATCGAAATTATAATCAATGACCTGCTGCGTACCAATTCCAATGAAGAGTTTATAGATTTAATGCTTGAGCACTTTGAAAAGATGGAGAGAGATGGATATTTTGTCGAGCGCGACAGCTATTACAGCTATCGATAA
- a CDS encoding D-alanine--D-alanine ligase family protein, which yields MSEKLKVAILFGGQSGEHEVSLMSCTSVVKNMDRDKYDIYFIGITKTGKWLLFEGDVEDIQNGKWEAGAQPIVFPGDPSFKGFFLVANPSKIYKVDVVFPIMHGPHAEDGTIQGLLELANIPYVGCDVVASSVAMDKAMAKAVFDSFGLPQGKYLVVLRQEFEQKLQDVIEAIESKLGYPCFVKPSNMGSSVGITKAHDRQELIDGLKEAGRYDRKIVVEAFINCREIECAVLGNNDPQASVLGEIIPCNEFYDYNAKYFDDGKSRLIIPADLPQEKTQEIRQLAIKAYKALDCSGMARVDFFVEKDTLQVFINEVNTIPGFTRISMYPKLWEATGVPYSRLIDRLIELAMDRFKEKHPQ from the coding sequence ATGTCTGAAAAGTTGAAGGTAGCTATACTGTTTGGTGGTCAATCGGGTGAACACGAGGTTTCCCTCATGTCGTGTACTTCAGTGGTAAAAAACATGGATCGTGACAAGTATGATATATACTTTATAGGCATTACTAAAACAGGCAAATGGCTCCTGTTTGAGGGAGATGTGGAGGACATACAAAACGGAAAATGGGAAGCTGGGGCGCAGCCCATAGTGTTTCCCGGAGATCCTTCATTCAAGGGCTTTTTTCTTGTGGCTAACCCTTCTAAAATATACAAAGTGGATGTGGTTTTTCCAATAATGCATGGGCCTCATGCCGAGGATGGGACTATACAGGGTCTGCTGGAGCTGGCTAACATCCCTTACGTGGGATGTGATGTGGTGGCTTCTTCAGTGGCCATGGATAAAGCTATGGCAAAGGCGGTTTTTGATAGCTTTGGCTTGCCTCAAGGTAAGTATCTGGTTGTGCTAAGGCAAGAGTTTGAACAAAAGCTGCAGGATGTGATAGAAGCCATTGAATCGAAATTGGGTTACCCCTGTTTTGTAAAGCCATCCAATATGGGTTCCAGCGTGGGAATTACAAAAGCGCATGACAGGCAAGAGCTTATTGATGGATTGAAAGAGGCGGGGCGGTATGATCGAAAGATTGTGGTGGAAGCGTTTATAAACTGCAGGGAGATTGAATGCGCTGTGTTGGGTAACAATGACCCTCAGGCATCGGTATTGGGAGAAATCATCCCGTGCAATGAATTTTACGATTACAACGCAAAATACTTTGATGATGGGAAGTCGCGCCTCATTATACCGGCTGACCTGCCGCAGGAAAAAACCCAGGAGATACGGCAGTTGGCCATAAAGGCATACAAAGCGTTGGATTGTAGCGGAATGGCCAGGGTAGATTTCTTTGTTGAAAAGGATACCTTGCAGGTGTTTATAAACGAGGTCAATACTATACCTGGCTTCACCAGAATAAGCATGTATCCTAAATTGTGGGAAGCAACGGGTGTGCCGTATTCCAGGCTCATAGATCGCTTAATAGAGCTTGCTATGGATCGGTTTAAGGAAAAGCATCCTCAATGA
- the ypeB gene encoding germination protein YpeB, with amino-acid sequence MTRWILTIVLAVALIVVGLWGYNQYLQNLEYRNYMENLYQKSFFELVGQIGDIETKLSKVMVSGDQGQSMVLLSDVWRQADAAQVNLGQLPLGHLSLIKTSKFLNQLADYCYYLTKKVGRDQTISLEEMNNLQKLHNSCVKLNEELKLLVDNVNSGGVKWGEIRQSKVKQELNEDVKNLIERQFIRIERTSIDYPTLIYDGPFSETLQQRRDIRLQGEAIDQRKANEIAANFIGRDRVAEVHSGPQTTADIDTWGVYVKLKDGRGTIFVSVSKRGGRVVNMISDGQVKAAKLSLAEARRSAEKFLSQKGYKSMVPTYSQKFGGTLVINFAYKQDDIVVYPDLIKVKVSLEDGTIVGFDARNYLIAHKKRDITPPKLSLDEARKLVNPNLKIKSEGLAIIPTESGGEKLCYEFKGEYGGDNFIVYIDVNSGKEVNILKIIDTANGSLVI; translated from the coding sequence ATGACGAGATGGATACTGACAATAGTGTTAGCGGTGGCTTTAATAGTTGTAGGGCTATGGGGATATAACCAGTATTTACAGAATTTGGAGTACCGCAACTATATGGAAAACCTGTATCAAAAGTCGTTTTTTGAGCTGGTAGGTCAGATAGGAGATATAGAGACAAAGCTTTCGAAGGTCATGGTAAGTGGAGATCAAGGGCAAAGCATGGTGTTGTTGTCTGACGTGTGGAGACAAGCCGATGCTGCACAAGTTAATCTAGGGCAGTTGCCGCTAGGTCATCTTTCGCTTATCAAGACTTCAAAATTTTTAAATCAATTAGCAGATTACTGCTATTATCTTACCAAAAAAGTGGGACGGGACCAAACTATATCGTTGGAGGAGATGAACAATCTCCAAAAGTTACATAACAGCTGTGTAAAGTTGAACGAGGAGCTCAAGCTGCTGGTCGATAACGTCAATTCTGGCGGTGTCAAGTGGGGAGAGATAAGGCAATCAAAGGTCAAGCAAGAGCTCAATGAAGATGTAAAAAATCTCATTGAGAGACAGTTTATCAGAATAGAGAGGACGAGCATCGATTATCCAACGCTGATATACGATGGTCCATTTTCTGAGACGCTTCAGCAAAGGAGGGATATTCGCCTTCAGGGAGAGGCTATAGACCAGAGGAAGGCCAATGAGATAGCTGCTAATTTTATAGGAAGGGATAGGGTGGCTGAAGTACACAGCGGGCCTCAGACCACTGCCGACATAGATACATGGGGGGTATACGTAAAACTTAAGGATGGCAGGGGTACCATATTTGTTTCTGTAAGTAAAAGAGGCGGCAGGGTAGTAAACATGATTTCTGACGGACAGGTCAAAGCAGCAAAGCTTTCCTTGGCAGAGGCGCGGCGTTCGGCCGAAAAGTTTTTATCACAAAAAGGGTATAAGTCCATGGTCCCTACTTATAGCCAAAAATTTGGCGGTACTTTAGTGATTAACTTCGCGTACAAACAAGACGACATCGTAGTATATCCCGACCTCATCAAAGTAAAGGTATCGCTTGAGGATGGAACTATTGTGGGATTTGATGCCCGTAACTACCTTATAGCCCATAAAAAACGAGATATAACCCCTCCAAAATTGTCGCTTGATGAAGCCCGAAAGCTGGTGAACCCCAATCTCAAGATAAAATCTGAAGGCCTGGCTATTATCCCTACCGAATCGGGTGGAGAAAAGCTGTGCTATGAGTTTAAGGGCGAGTATGGGGGTGACAATTTTATAGTATACATTGATGTAAATAGTGGTAAAGAAGTAAATATATTGAAGATAATTGATACTGCCAATGGAAGCCTGGTAATCTAG
- a CDS encoding MBL fold metallo-hydrolase: MKITWFGHACFKLVSDSGVVVITDPFDETVGYRLPNEQADVVTVSHQHFDHNYVQGIRGNPEVVDKIGNFYIKDISIKGVKSYHDDQGGSKRGINIIYVLYIDGIKVCHLGDLGHALSNDQVEQIGKVDVLLIPVGGTYTIGASTAANVVSSLKPSIVIPMHYKTDKVHFPIDGVDKFLEVMGGGNYLNSHTLEVKKEDVDSKETRVLVLEYKSH, translated from the coding sequence ATGAAAATAACTTGGTTTGGACATGCCTGTTTTAAATTGGTTTCAGACTCTGGAGTGGTTGTAATTACTGACCCGTTTGATGAAACCGTAGGATATAGGCTTCCCAATGAACAGGCTGATGTTGTCACAGTGAGCCATCAGCATTTTGACCATAATTATGTGCAGGGAATACGGGGTAATCCAGAGGTAGTGGACAAGATAGGGAATTTTTACATAAAGGATATATCCATTAAGGGAGTAAAGAGCTATCACGATGACCAGGGTGGTAGCAAAAGGGGTATAAACATAATATATGTATTGTACATAGATGGAATAAAGGTATGCCATTTGGGAGATTTAGGACATGCCCTTTCGAATGACCAGGTTGAGCAAATAGGAAAAGTGGACGTGCTGCTCATTCCTGTGGGTGGAACCTATACCATCGGTGCAAGTACAGCGGCTAACGTGGTATCGTCCTTAAAGCCTTCCATAGTGATTCCTATGCATTATAAGACCGATAAGGTTCATTTCCCTATTGATGGCGTGGATAAATTCCTTGAGGTCATGGGAGGGGGCAATTACCTTAACAGCCATACATTGGAAGTTAAAAAGGAGGATGTGGACAGCAAGGAGACCCGTGTCTTGGTACTGGAGTACAAATCCCACTAA
- a CDS encoding CTP synthase: MAKFIFITGGVVSSLGKGITAASLGRLLKSRGLRVSIQKFDPYINVDPGTMSPYQHGEVFVTEDGAETDLDLGHYERFIDENLSKNNNVTAGKIYWSVINKERRGDYLGGTVQVIPHVTNEIKDRIFRVAQESNVDVVITEIGGTVGDIESLPFLEAIRQIKWEVGADNCMYIHVTLVPYLGKAGELKTKPTQHSVKELRSIGIQPDVIVCRSEKPLSRELKEKIGLFCNVEARQVVQNLDADNLYEVPLLLKKEGLDDLVIERLKLNCGQADLDEWCEMVRRMKNLKNKVVIGLVGKYVELHDAYLSVVEALSHGGLYHDTEVNIKWIHSEQVDQNNVNTLLSDVDGILVPGGFGDRGIEGKMYASRYARENKIPYFGICLGMQLAVVEFARNVVGLAGANSTEFDPNTPYPVIHLMPEQEKVYLKGGTMRLGRYPCKTLDNTLLRKAYGQEVVEERHRHRYEYNNSFRDILSSHGLIVSGISPDNRLVEAVELVGHPWFVGVQYHPEFKSRPNRPHPLFRDFVGAALRYRNCKK; the protein is encoded by the coding sequence GTGGCTAAATTCATATTCATCACCGGAGGGGTGGTGTCTTCTCTCGGGAAAGGGATAACCGCTGCGTCTTTAGGAAGGTTGTTGAAAAGCAGGGGGTTGAGGGTTTCCATCCAGAAATTCGACCCCTATATTAATGTTGACCCGGGTACGATGAGTCCATATCAACACGGGGAAGTTTTTGTCACTGAAGATGGTGCCGAGACCGATTTAGACCTGGGGCATTACGAACGGTTTATAGATGAGAATTTAAGTAAGAATAACAACGTGACTGCTGGAAAGATTTACTGGTCAGTCATTAACAAGGAACGTCGAGGGGATTACCTTGGAGGCACAGTTCAGGTGATTCCCCATGTGACTAACGAGATAAAGGATAGGATTTTCCGCGTAGCGCAGGAGTCAAATGTGGATGTGGTAATCACTGAGATTGGTGGTACGGTGGGAGATATTGAGAGCCTACCTTTTTTGGAGGCCATCCGTCAAATCAAGTGGGAAGTAGGGGCAGACAATTGCATGTATATACATGTTACTCTGGTCCCATATCTGGGTAAGGCAGGAGAACTCAAGACCAAACCTACTCAGCACAGCGTTAAAGAGCTACGCAGCATAGGTATACAGCCTGATGTAATAGTGTGCAGGTCTGAAAAGCCACTCAGCCGGGAACTTAAGGAAAAGATAGGACTGTTTTGCAACGTTGAAGCTAGGCAGGTGGTACAAAACCTGGATGCCGATAATTTATATGAGGTACCCTTGCTGCTCAAAAAAGAGGGACTGGATGACCTGGTGATTGAAAGGTTGAAGCTCAACTGTGGACAAGCTGATTTGGATGAATGGTGTGAAATGGTAAGGCGCATGAAAAATTTAAAAAACAAGGTTGTCATCGGGCTTGTAGGCAAATATGTGGAGCTTCATGATGCGTATCTCAGTGTAGTGGAGGCACTCTCGCACGGGGGTCTTTATCATGATACCGAAGTGAATATAAAGTGGATTCATTCTGAGCAAGTAGACCAAAATAACGTGAACACCCTGTTGTCGGATGTAGATGGAATATTGGTGCCGGGAGGCTTTGGGGATCGAGGCATAGAAGGTAAGATGTACGCCAGCAGGTATGCCAGGGAAAACAAAATTCCTTATTTTGGGATATGTTTGGGTATGCAGCTGGCAGTAGTTGAATTTGCACGAAATGTGGTGGGGCTTGCCGGTGCTAATAGTACTGAATTTGATCCCAATACCCCCTATCCTGTGATACACCTTATGCCGGAGCAGGAAAAAGTGTACCTAAAAGGTGGGACCATGCGATTGGGAAGATATCCGTGCAAGACTTTGGACAATACGTTGCTTAGAAAGGCTTATGGACAGGAGGTTGTAGAGGAGCGACATCGGCATAGGTATGAATACAATAACAGCTTTAGAGATATACTTTCATCTCACGGACTTATTGTTTCAGGTATTTCGCCGGACAATCGTCTGGTGGAAGCGGTGGAATTGGTTGGTCATCCTTGGTTTGTGGGTGTTCAGTATCATCCTGAATTTAAGTCTCGTCCTAATAGGCCACATCCTCTATTTAGGGATTTTGTAGGGGCTGCTTTGAGATATAGAAATTGCAAGAAATAA
- a CDS encoding alpha/beta-type small acid-soluble spore protein: MARRRGVMSDRLKEEIAKELGVYDIVKNRGWGDVTSRDCGNMVAKAIEMAERSINRTK; this comes from the coding sequence ATGGCCAGAAGGCGTGGGGTCATGTCTGATAGGCTTAAAGAGGAGATTGCCAAAGAATTGGGCGTGTATGACATCGTCAAGAACAGGGGCTGGGGCGACGTAACTTCTCGTGATTGCGGGAACATGGTGGCCAAGGCCATAGAAATGGCTGAGAGGAGTATAAACCGTACCAAGTAA
- the murI gene encoding glutamate racemase: MDLRPIGVFDSGLGGLTVMKELMAQLPYENIIYFGDTARLPYGTRSRETIIKYSMQCIRFLLTQNIKVVVIACNTASSMALDAVREVFDIPIIGVVKPGAAAAVKATRNGRVGIIGTEATVQSGSYARAIASLDSHIQTRSIACSLFVPIVEEGWSDTPIAYLTAERYLGPLKEWGADTLILGCTHYPLLMDTISKVMGPDVILVNPAIGTALEVKRILEQRDMLNKSGQEPEYLYYLSDFSQRFKQIGSRFLNREIEYAGKVDIENY, from the coding sequence GTGGATTTAAGGCCTATAGGAGTATTTGATTCAGGACTGGGCGGCTTGACGGTGATGAAAGAGTTGATGGCTCAGCTTCCTTACGAAAATATTATATACTTTGGCGATACGGCGCGCCTCCCATATGGCACCCGTTCGAGGGAGACCATTATTAAGTATTCCATGCAGTGTATACGGTTTCTCCTTACTCAGAACATAAAGGTAGTGGTAATTGCTTGTAATACAGCAAGCTCAATGGCTCTTGATGCCGTAAGAGAGGTTTTTGATATCCCTATAATAGGGGTTGTTAAACCCGGCGCGGCAGCTGCTGTTAAAGCTACGCGCAATGGCAGGGTGGGCATAATAGGTACTGAGGCTACAGTACAAAGCGGCTCATATGCGCGGGCGATTGCTAGTTTGGATTCACATATACAGACTCGCAGCATAGCCTGTTCTTTGTTTGTACCTATAGTGGAAGAAGGGTGGAGTGACACGCCTATAGCTTATTTAACTGCCGAGAGATATCTTGGGCCTTTGAAGGAGTGGGGTGCCGACACACTTATACTAGGATGTACCCATTATCCTTTGCTTATGGATACCATCTCAAAGGTCATGGGCCCTGATGTAATATTGGTTAATCCTGCGATAGGGACGGCTCTTGAAGTTAAGCGGATTTTGGAACAGAGGGATATGCTCAATAAAAGCGGTCAAGAGCCCGAATATCTCTATTATTTAAGTGATTTTAGCCAACGATTTAAACAAATAGGCAGCCGTTTTTTAAACAGGGAAATAGAATATGCTGGCAAGGTGGATATTGAAAACTATTAA